The Streptomyces camelliae genome window below encodes:
- a CDS encoding mRNA interferase PemK: protein MQRGEVWWVQFDERRLVVLLSGDDTSGIRVMQVVAPAGVDISGLGIEVTVGAGEGLPFEGVLRLAFPRPGFTPCTWLTTVSRDDLIERAAVLSSVKLSEIDDALRLAEQAQERTPATTAKLSEIRDALRLGELG, encoded by the coding sequence GTGCAACGTGGCGAAGTCTGGTGGGTCCAGTTCGACGAGCGGAGGTTGGTCGTACTGCTGTCGGGAGACGACACGTCCGGGATCCGGGTGATGCAGGTCGTCGCTCCGGCGGGCGTCGACATCAGCGGTCTGGGCATCGAAGTGACGGTCGGCGCCGGTGAAGGGCTGCCGTTCGAAGGCGTGCTGCGGCTCGCGTTCCCGCGTCCAGGCTTCACCCCGTGCACGTGGCTGACCACTGTGTCCCGGGACGACCTGATAGAGCGGGCGGCCGTCCTGTCCTCCGTGAAGCTCAGCGAGATTGACGACGCCCTCCGACTCGCTGAACAAGCGCAGGAACGGACCCCGGCCACGACCGCGAAGCTCAGCGAGATAAGGGATGCCCTCCGTCTCGGTGAACTCGGGTAG
- a CDS encoding IS701 family transposase: protein METGAATVDHRCVKTEDHAVAAGHSIDPARWQEAFEGLMAQIAGRFARVEPRRRVGRLMLGLLSDLPRKNCWTIAEWAGESTPDGMQHLLGRAKSDADQVRDDVRAYVVEHLRDDQAVLVVDETGDVKKGTDIVGVQRQYTGTAGRIENAQVAVYLVYAGRRGHAAVNRELYVPRSWTSDPDRCRAAGLGDKTEFATKPQLAARMVTRFLDAGHRAAWVAGDEVYGGNPTLPPRWKNAAPATSSRRPARTKPPQAPGSSARTRWPGRCPRGPGGSCPQGAEPRASASTTGPSSTSPTSGPGAGGC, encoded by the coding sequence GTGGAGACGGGTGCGGCCACCGTTGATCATCGGTGCGTGAAGACTGAAGATCATGCGGTGGCCGCAGGTCACAGCATAGACCCTGCCCGCTGGCAGGAGGCGTTCGAGGGCCTGATGGCCCAGATCGCGGGCCGGTTCGCACGGGTCGAACCCCGACGTCGGGTCGGGCGGTTGATGCTCGGGCTGCTGTCGGACCTGCCGCGCAAAAACTGCTGGACCATCGCAGAGTGGGCCGGAGAGAGCACCCCGGACGGCATGCAGCACCTGCTCGGACGGGCCAAGTCGGACGCCGACCAGGTCCGCGACGACGTGCGGGCCTACGTGGTGGAGCATCTGCGGGACGACCAGGCGGTTCTGGTGGTCGACGAGACCGGCGACGTGAAGAAGGGCACCGACATCGTCGGTGTCCAGCGCCAGTACACCGGCACCGCGGGCAGGATCGAGAACGCGCAGGTCGCCGTCTATCTCGTCTACGCCGGCCGCCGCGGACACGCCGCGGTAAACCGGGAACTGTACGTTCCGCGTTCCTGGACCTCGGACCCCGACCGCTGCCGGGCCGCCGGACTCGGTGACAAGACCGAATTCGCGACCAAACCGCAGCTTGCCGCCCGCATGGTCACCCGATTCCTGGACGCCGGCCACCGGGCCGCCTGGGTCGCGGGAGACGAGGTCTACGGCGGCAACCCGACGCTACCGCCGCGCTGGAAGAACGCGGCACCGGCTACGTCCTCGCGGCGGCCTGCTCGCACGAAGCCACCACAGGCGCCGGGAAGTTCCGCGCGGACACGCTGGCCAGGAAGGTGCCCAAGAGGGCCTGGCGGAAGCTGTCCGCAGGGAGCGGAGCCAAGGGCCTCCGCTTCTACGACTGGGCCGTCATCGACCTCACCGACCTCCGGCCCGGGAGCCGGCGGTTGCTGA